The region TCTTTTTTCTTAGGTACATTTCCTTCTACAATTGCCCAATAGGTTTTATCTGTTTCATGAGCAGCAAAAAGGTTGTTCATCCTTGGCAATGCTTTTGAGGTGCGAGCAAAGATCACGACACCACTTGTAGGACGGTCTAATCTATGTACAACACCTAAAAAGACAGCACCAGGTTTATCGTATTTCTTAGCGATATAATCTTTGATCAAATCAGGAAGAATCTCATCTCCGGTTTTATCTCCTTGCACGAGATCTCCAGACTGCTTATTAATAGCAATGAGGTGGTTGTCTTCAAAAAGGATGCGGTGGTTGATGGACATAGGTGATAAACTTGTGGTAAAGGTACTACTTGTAGTGCTCAATTCCCTATGTTTTTGGAATGGACAGACCTAATCTTGTTCTGTTTGAAATGCCGACACTTTACCTGTTGGAATTATTGTAAAAATCAGATCAAACGTTCTTTAAAAGCCAAAAATTTAGACTGCAAAGGAATATCTTTTTTATGGGAGGTATCTTTGTATTCATGGTTAAAGAATTCATAGATAGAACCCTTAGAAGCAATAAACGCATGAAAAAGTTAAGCCCCTATTTGCAAAAGCAAATAGGGGCTTAACCAACTCTTCGTCATACTAAAGACTATTCAACTACTTCGATAAACTCAGAACGATCTAATAGATCAATACTGATTATAGATGATCAAAGGAGTACATCAATTCTTTTTTAAATTAAAACAAACCTTCATTTTTATTAGAAAAATAATTGAAATCGTGATTGTTTTCAATCTTCAATAAAGTTTCATAAATCATTTTGATGACGTTTTCTACATCGTCCCTGTGTACCATTTCCACGGTAGTATGCATATAACGCAAAGGAAGCGATATCAAGGCACTTGGAACGCCGCCATTAGAATAAGCAAATGCATCTGTATCTGTTCCTGTAGAACGAGACGTAGCTCTTTTTTGATAAGGAATCTTTTTCTCATCTGCAGCATCCATGATCAGGTTGCGCAAGTTGTTTTGAATCGCTGGCGCATAAGCGAGGACAGGGCCTTTTCCTATGGCTGCATCTCCATTAGATTTCTTTTCGATCATTGGAGTAGTAGTGTCGTGAGTTACATCTGTAACGATCGCCACGTTAGGTTTTATGGTTTGCGTGATCATTTCTGCTCCTCGCAGGCCTATTTCTTCTTGAACAGAATTAGTTATATAAAGGCCGAAATCCAATTCTTGCTTATTTTCCTTCAGTAATCGCGCTACTTCAGCAATCATGAAGCCGCCCATGCGGTTGTCTAGTGCACGACATACAAATTTATTTTTGTTCAAAACAAAAAACTCATCTGGATAAGTAATTACACATCCCACATCAACTCCTAGCGCTAGCACTTCGTCCTTAGTCTCACAGCCACAATCTATAAAAATATTGTCTGGTTTAGGAGCCTCTTCTTTTGACTTATCTCTTGTGTGAATCGCTGGCCAGCCGAATACTCCTGTCACGACTCCCTTCTTGGTATGAATGTTTACTTTTTTAGAAGGAGCAATTTGATGGTCAGAGCCACCGTTGCGCACCACATAAACAAGTCCGTCGTCAGTAATGTAATTCACATACCACGAGATCTCATCTGCATGTCCTTCTATAACAACTTTAAATTTGGCATCTGGATTGATAACTCCTACTGCTGTACCGTAATTATCTGTGATAAAGCTGTCTACATAAGGTTTTAGGTAGTCCATCCATACCTTTTGGCCGTTCCATTCATAACCAGTAGGAGAGGCGGTATTTAGGTATTTTTCCAGAAAGTCGAGTGATTTTTTATTTAAAATGCTTTTGTCAGCCATGTGATAAATTTTAGAGCGTGAAGATAATAATATGGTCGCAAAAACGCTTGTATTCTATTGGGTTTCTTATTTTTGGAACACTTTTAGAGCATACTTGTTTATGATAAAGAATTTAATTTTTTTACTAGTGGCTTTTGGTGGTCTCGCTTTCGCGAAAGCGCAAGAAACACCAACACCTAAACCTGTTTCAAAGGACTCGATAGTAAAGTCAGTAGAGCAATATTTCTATGTAGACGGCGACTCATTGAGTGCCATAGAACTGGATAAGGTACTTTTGATACAAGACTTAAACTTTGACAGCAGGTACGAACGCATTCGTTATTTAATCTTAAAACGTAAGGTGGAAAAAGTATGGCCTTATGCAAAACTGGCGGCCGAACGTTTAACCGTACTCGATAAACGACTGGCTTCTTTAGAAACTACCAACCAAAAGAAGAAATATTCTAAGATGGTTGAGGACTATATCGAAGACGAATTCAAAGAAAAACTTAAAAAATTTTCCAAATCTGAAGGACAAATACTCATTAAGCTCATTCACCGGCAGACTGGAAACACAGCTTATGACTTATTAAAGCGCTTAAGAAGTGGATGGAGTGCTTTCTGGTTTGATAAAACAGCCAGCGTTTTTGATATGTCTCTAAAAGAAGAGTACCGACCAGAAACCGTTGTGGATGATTTTTACGTGGAAGACATTCTTCTCAACAGCATTATTGATGACAAGTTAGAAGATCAAAAACCAGCTATTGAGTTTGATTATTTTGCTGCTCGAGCCCATTGGAAAACGTATGAAAAAGAACTTCCAGCAAATTATGACAGCATCCAACTCGCTGCAAGAGCAAAACGCATACAGGAATACAACGAGAAAAAAGCACGTAAAGCCAAGCGTAAAAATTAATTTTTTTCCAGTTTCTAGAGTTAAGATGTTCTAGGTACTCCATACCTGCAGCAGCTTCAAAAGGACCATTAGAATACATGAGAAACGGTATAATAGAAAATGTCTATAGTGAGTTTTTTAATTATTTAAAATAATGTTAATCAATTATTTATATGGTTTAAGTAAACAAATAATTGACGTCTTTAAATAGACTTAAACGTTCTTATTTTATCCTTCCATCAGTACACAGCACACCCTGTAATTACATTAAAATCTGTTTAAATTGTTGTACGATGGATTAGAAATTAGTGTTCCTGCTTGCGATTTGATCAATTCATACAACTTTTATGTACAGCTGAAATAAGGAGTTCTAAAAAAGTAAATATTTTTACTGTTGCGCTTTCTTAATCTTATAGCAGCCCTTACATTTGTTATTTAAAATAATTCTAAATAATAAATTATAATGGGTAGAAAAACTTCTCAAAAAATGCGCGAGTTGCACAGGTATCTGGGCTTTTTCCTTGCAGGTATCATGGCTGTTTATGCGATTAGTGGTATTGCTTTAATCTTTAGAGATACAGACTTATTAAAGCAAGAGGTCAGCATTGAACAAATAGTACAACCACAACTGTCCATAAGCGAAATTGGCCCAGCGCTTAAAATAAAGAAACTGGAAGTAGACAGAAATGAGGCTGGGACTTACTATTTTGAAAATGGCACCTATAACAGTCTTACCGGAGAGGCGCAATTCACTAAAATGGAATTGCCTTACCTATTAGATAAGCTCACTCACTTCCATAAAGCAAAAACAGGGCAGCCCTTGTTCTTTTTAAACATCTTCTTTGGTGTGGGTTTGCTATTCTTTGTCATATCGGCATTCTGGATGTTTATGCCTGGCACAAAAATTTTTCAAAAAGGAATCCTTTTTACTGCTGCTGGATTGATCTTAACATTGATCTTGCTATTTGTGTAGTTGTTACTGCTCAACTAGATTTCATTGTAAATAAAAAAATCCTCCAAATAGACACTTGATCTATTTGGAGGATTTTTTTCTAAAACCTAGTGATATCAAGCCCTTTTAAGCTGTATGATACCTACAGCGTTCAGTAATCTAATAATAAGGTAGGTGATGTCTATTTCGTACCATTTCACACCAAAGTTGGCGCGATTAGCGTATTTGTGGTGGTTGTTGTGATAACCTTCTCCCATCATTAAGAAATCAAATCTAAACAAGTTCTTACTGGTATTTTTCATTTGGTAATTCACATAACCATAGATATGACCGAACCAGTTGATGATTACCCCATGAATAGGAGCCATCATAAGGGTGACTGGTAATAATATCCATTGCCACCAAGCGGTTACGAAGAAAGCAAAGAACAATACATACAACGTAATCCATAAAAGTCTAGAGAAACGGGAGCTAGCAAATTTGTCAAAAGCTTTCCATTGAGGTACATTTTTAGTAAAACGTGGCTCTACTGCTATGCGATCTAGATTAATGTCTTGATAGATGGTTTTAGTTTTCCACATCATAGCAAACATATTGTCATCAAATTTTGGGGAATGTGGATCTTTTTCTGTGTCGGTAAAAGCGTGATGCATTCTATGCATGATGCCGTAACCGTAGGCACTGAGATAACTAGAACCTTGGAAGATCCATGTGAGTACAAAAGTAATGCGTTCCATTGTTTTAGACATCGTAAACACTTGGTGCGCTGCATAACGATGTAAAAAGAAGGATTGAAAGAAGAGTCCACCGTACCAAAGTGCTACAACTAAAAGTATAACAGCCATAAGTCTTTTTTTTACAAAGGTAGGAGCAGTACAGGTGTAAAACTATGAACCTAGATCAAGAAATTCGCTTTCTGATTCGGCTCAATGCTTGTGCGGTAACCCCTATATAAGAGCTGATATATTTCAACGGCATGACACGTATCAATTGAGGTCTTTCTTTAAATAACTTCACGTACCTCTCTTCAGCATTGAGATTCAAGAGATTCTGTTCGCGTTTAGATTTTATTAGAAAAAGGCGCTCTGCAGTTAATCGGCCTATAAGATTCCCGATTTGTGTCTTTTTGTATACTTCTTGTAGGTCGTCATAAGTAATGCTGAGCAAACTGGTTTTAGTCAGCGTTTGTAATTGATACAACGAAGGCTGTCTGGTTAAAAAAGAGTCGTAGGCACTTATGAACTGGTTTTCAAAACTAAAGCCAAAAGTGATGTCTTTTTCATCGTCCTCTTTAGGGATAAACAAGCGTACGATACCAGATTCTATAAATGAGATTTGATTTTCTACCTCACCTAATTTTAAAAAAACTTCTTTTTTAGGAATCACTCGTTGGGTTAATTTTGAGGTAAAGAATTCCCAGTCTTCCTTAGAGATGAGAGCAATACTTTCTAAATATTCTTTAATTTGTTCCATTGAGGTCGAGCCTACTGATTCCGTTTCAAAGATAGGTGCATAGAAATGAATTCATAGAACGCAGCTTCCTAATTAAAAGGTAATTTATTTATAAAACATAGCGCACGAACCTATTTGATGGAGGATTGAAATGTTCGGTAGAATAGAGAAGAGATACTAATAAAGACCGTCTCAACCTTTACTTGTTTTTTAGCTACACATAAGGATGCCATCCAGTGAATCGCTTGTCTATTGCATCATTTTATCCCTGCAACGCCATAGTTGCTTTACAATTAGGACAAATAATTTTATTGCCCTTCATTAAATCTTGAGTAAGAAACGGGATCGCAGTTCCACAATCAGGACAAGGGATGCTGGAGGTTTTTCCCTTTTTAATTTTAGTAAACTTCTTGAATAAATCCATTTTCTCTTGATCCATGTCTGTTTTTTCTGTCATTCCTATTTTTACATCACAGTTGGAACAGCTAAAGCTTTTCCCTTTTAGAAATTCTTCTGTGTTTATAGAAATCAGCGTTTGGCAATTGGGGCAAGGGATGTTATCAGACATTGGAGTGGTGTGGATGAAATGCATCACAAATATAAGCTGAAGCACCACTCCTAAAACAGAATAATAATAAAGTCCTGATAGGTTGTTCTACAGATGTATTATTTTTATCCTTGCTAGTACCAAGTGCTTTTAGCGGATTTACCACATCATAAAAAACAAATGACCATGACCATCATCAACATTCAACCATTAGGATTTCCATGGAAAACACAAGATCCTTTTTTGTTCTGTGCCTATCATCGAGATTTATATCCAGCTGGGGATAAGCATTTAGGAATTCCTGATGTTCAAAAAGCGGGTAGGAATATAGGTCAGGATTTTATGATCAAAGATGGTTTTAGAATGTACCACGGTAGTCACGTCCCTGGTTTCCCATACCATCCGCACCGCGGATTTGAAACCATTACCATTAATAAAGAAGGAATTGTAGATCATTCGGACTCTTTGGGTGGTGCAGGTCGTTTTGGCGCTGGAGATGTGCAATGGATGACCGCTGGAAAAGGCATTTTACACAGTGAGATGTTTCCGATGTTGCACGATCATAAGGAAAATACGCTAGAAATATTTCAGGTATGGCTCAATCTACCAAAAGTGAGTAAAATGGTGCCGCCGCATTTTAAAATGTTGTGGAATGAAGAAGTGCCTGTGATTCATCAAAAAGATCAAAACGGTCGTTCTACCGCAGTAGATCTTATTGCTGGAAATTTAAACGAAGTTCATTCCTTGGATCCGACGCCAGATTCTTGGGCAGCAAATGCCGATAATGAAGTGCTGGTTGCTACTATAAAAATGGAAGCTGGTGCTACTTATATATTACCAAAAGCCCAAAGCAGTGAAGCTAAAAGGAATCTCTATTTCTATAGAGGTACGCAACTAGAAATAGCAGGTAAAACAGTAGCTGAAAATCATTCTATTGAGGTTGTTGCAACTGAAGATTTAGAGATCAAAAATATTGGAGCAGATGCTTTTCTTCTCGTTTTACAAGGCAAGCCTATTAAGGAGCCCGTGGCACAACACGGACCATTTGTGATGAACACACAGGAAGAAATTAGGGAAGCCTTTGCAGACTACCAAGAAACCCAGTTCGGTGGCTGGCCGTGGCCAGAACAAGAGCAAGTTCACGAGCGCAATAAAGGCAGGTTTGCTTTGCACAGTGATGGCAGAGTGGAAGAGAAAGGGATATGAATTCTTAATAATGATTAACGCCCAATGAATACCGATTTTCAATTGGTCAATTCTAAAGTATTGTTTGGAGGCTTAGCGCAATGCCTAGTTGAATACTAAATGGATCTCGTTGAGCAGGTAGCATATTTGAGTGCAGGCAAGGTCAATACCTATGAGTGTGATTCGATCTGTTATTATAAACACAGGTTTATGACTGTTGCTCCAACGGGCATCTTCATTATGAAAAGCTACATGAGTAAGAAGTTAGGGAAGTTCTGAAAGACTTGGTGGAGCACTAAAGATATTTCAACCTAGCATTTCACAATCCTTTTCCAATCAAACTCTACGAATACAATATCAAAAACACACCGATCATTATTCCAGCTAGGGGGATTAGTTTTTTGCGTTTATTTTTCTCTTTAAAGAGCAAACCGCCTAGAACTACCGCAATGATGATCTGGCTTCTTTTTATAGCACTGAGCAGCATGATTAAGGCTTCTGGATCTTGTAGGGCTTTAAAATAGAAATAATCGGCGGTTTGTAATAGGATGCCGACTGCTGGAATGGACCACCGGAATTTAAAATCCCTGCGTTTTTGAGCGTACGGAAACCAAGTAATAGAAAGGATCAATATTAAAATCAAAATCGTGTACAAACAAAACCAAAATTGCAAGGTCTGTGGGTTGAGTAGTAAGGTCTGAACTAAAAACTTATCGTACAAACCACTGGAAGCACCTAAAAAGGTAGCGGCGATAATTGCAAAAATCCATTTGTTACTTTTAAAATGAATGCCTTCTTTTTTGCCGATTTTAGAATACAGCAGCACCGACAATATGATCATAAAAAACCCCATCCATTGATAGGTGTTAGGAGCCTCATTATAAATAAAAATGGCTCCAATAAAGGTGAAAAATGGCCCAGCAGATCTTATAGGAGTAACAATAGTCAGCGGTAAATGCTTTAATGCTTGATAAGCCAGTATCCAAGAAGCCGCCATAATCATGGATTTGATAAAAATAAACCCGTGTGTAGACCAAGAAATAGGTTCTATATAAAAGCCTATTTCTTTAGTGGTTGTCGGATAAAAAACAGATCCCAAATAAAAAGGCAGAATCACCAAGAAACCCGCTATCAAGGTGCCTAACAGGACAGGGAACACCTCGTTGCCTTGTACAGCATGCTTCTTACATAAGTTGTGTAATCCTAAAAATAAAGCTGCCAAAAGGCCTAAATACATCCACATGCCGCGAAGATAGTTTTTTGGTCAGATGAAGCAAGCTTTTGAGTTTAGATAGGTTTTGTTGATTGCCTATGTTACTGACATAACAAAGAATCAAAATACCGGAATACGATAACTGTTGTCCTGGTATTGTTTTTATCTTTTCAGTTTGTATACACAACTTTATATTTTTAAGATGAGGTAAAGCAGACAACAACTTATATTTGCGAGCGCATTAACAACGTTTGTTAAGCAGTCAAATCTTCTCATTACACTTTTGTAGTTGAGATTTATAATATTGTATATTACCCAAATCTGTTCGTATTACTATGCTTTGTTAACGAATGGCTTTATTAAACTCCAACATAGCTTTAATCAAGTACCAAAATTTAATAAATGAAATTTGCAATCTTATCAGCCAGTCCAAATCTCTATTCTACTAAAAGAATTATCGAGGCAGGTAAAAAGAAAGGTCATGAAATGATCATTATAGATCACACCAAATGTGATCTTGTTATTGAAAAAAAGAAACCCATTGTTATTTATAAAGACGAAGAGATACGAGACCTTGATGGAGTTATCCCTCGTATAGGTGCTTCGGTAACCTTTTTTGGTACCGCTGTGGTGCGACAGTTTGAAATGATGAAAATATTCACCGCTACAGAGTCACAAGCCTTAGTGCGTTCTAGAGATAAGTTGAGAAGTCTTCAAATATTAGCTCGTGCAGGTCTTGATTTACCAAAAACGGTATTTAGTAATTACTCTAAAAACGTAAGTAATGTAGTTGAGAAGGTAGGTGGCGCCCCCTTAGTTATTAAATTGTTAGAAGGAACTCAGGGGTTAGGTGTAGTCTTAGCAGATAATAAAAACTCAGCAGAGTCTATCCTAGAAGCTTTTAACGGTTTACAAGCCCGTGTGATTGTACAAGAATTTATTAAAGAGGCAAAAGGTGCCGACATACGTGCTTTTATAGTTGATGGTGTAGTAGTAGGAGCGATGAAAAGACAAGGAAAGGAAGGAGAGTTCAGGTCTAATTTACACAGAGGTGGAACAGCAGATATTATTGAATTAACTGACGAAGAAGAAAATGCGGCTTTAAAAGCAGCTAAAGTAATGGGATTAGGTATTGCAGGTGTAGATATGTTGCAGTCGGCAAGAGGTCCTTTAATTTTAGAAGTAAACTCTTCTCCTGGGCTAGAAGGTATTGAGACAGCAACAGGTAAAGACATAGCTTCCCAAATCATCAAATATGTAGAGAGAAATGCCTAACAGTAGTAATATCGAAGTTTTAGGAAAAGTTATTTCAGAAGGGAAAGGAATTCAGATCAATCTCGACATTGCTAAACTTCATACGCGTACAAAAATAGAAGTCCCTATCATTATTGAGAGGGCAAAAGAACCTGGTCCAACTATTTTAATTACTGGAGGAATCCATGGTGACGAAATTAACGGAGTAGAAATTGTGAGACAACTGGTCGCTAATGGGTATCACAAGCCTCAAAAAGGCATGGTGATTTGTATTCCAGTAGTTAATATTTTTGGATTTTTAAATCAAACCCGTCAGTTTCCCGATGGTAGGGATTTAAACCGTGTTTTCCCTGGTTCTAAAAGAGGTTCTCTAGCCAGTATATTTGCTTATCACTTGATGAAAGAAATTGTCCCGCTGGCCGATTACTGTTTAGACTTTCATACGGGTGGTGCTGATCGTTTTAATGCCCCTCAAATACGAATTAATGAAGGAGACGAAGAAAGCTTAGAGTTAGCTAAAATCTTTGGAGCTCCGTTTATTATGAAATCTAAACGCAGAGAAAAATCGTATAGAGATTCTGTCATCAAACTAGGAAAAAAAGTTCTTTTATTTGAAGGTGGGAAATCTTTAGATATAGACAAATCAGTAACTAAAGTAGGTGTCAAAGGAGCTTTGAATTTGATGCATCATTTAGGGGTTAGGGACTTTTCAAAAGAACTGGCTTCCAAGGCAAAAGTTAGTGAGCCTATTGTTGTAGCAAGTTCTAAATGGATCAGAGCTAGTTATTCTGGCATGTTTCGCAGTAATGCAGTGTTGGGAAGGTTATATAACAAAGGGGATAAGCTAGGTAGTATTTCAGATCCTTTCGG is a window of Nonlabens sp. MB-3u-79 DNA encoding:
- a CDS encoding M42 family metallopeptidase, with translation MADKSILNKKSLDFLEKYLNTASPTGYEWNGQKVWMDYLKPYVDSFITDNYGTAVGVINPDAKFKVVIEGHADEISWYVNYITDDGLVYVVRNGGSDHQIAPSKKVNIHTKKGVVTGVFGWPAIHTRDKSKEEAPKPDNIFIDCGCETKDEVLALGVDVGCVITYPDEFFVLNKNKFVCRALDNRMGGFMIAEVARLLKENKQELDFGLYITNSVQEEIGLRGAEMITQTIKPNVAIVTDVTHDTTTPMIEKKSNGDAAIGKGPVLAYAPAIQNNLRNLIMDAADEKKIPYQKRATSRSTGTDTDAFAYSNGGVPSALISLPLRYMHTTVEMVHRDDVENVIKMIYETLLKIENNHDFNYFSNKNEGLF
- a CDS encoding DUF4294 domain-containing protein codes for the protein MIKNLIFLLVAFGGLAFAKAQETPTPKPVSKDSIVKSVEQYFYVDGDSLSAIELDKVLLIQDLNFDSRYERIRYLILKRKVEKVWPYAKLAAERLTVLDKRLASLETTNQKKKYSKMVEDYIEDEFKEKLKKFSKSEGQILIKLIHRQTGNTAYDLLKRLRSGWSAFWFDKTASVFDMSLKEEYRPETVVDDFYVEDILLNSIIDDKLEDQKPAIEFDYFAARAHWKTYEKELPANYDSIQLAARAKRIQEYNEKKARKAKRKN
- a CDS encoding PepSY domain-containing protein, with product MGRKTSQKMRELHRYLGFFLAGIMAVYAISGIALIFRDTDLLKQEVSIEQIVQPQLSISEIGPALKIKKLEVDRNEAGTYYFENGTYNSLTGEAQFTKMELPYLLDKLTHFHKAKTGQPLFFLNIFFGVGLLFFVISAFWMFMPGTKIFQKGILFTAAGLILTLILLFV
- a CDS encoding acyl-CoA desaturase; this translates as MAVILLVVALWYGGLFFQSFFLHRYAAHQVFTMSKTMERITFVLTWIFQGSSYLSAYGYGIMHRMHHAFTDTEKDPHSPKFDDNMFAMMWKTKTIYQDINLDRIAVEPRFTKNVPQWKAFDKFASSRFSRLLWITLYVLFFAFFVTAWWQWILLPVTLMMAPIHGVIINWFGHIYGYVNYQMKNTSKNLFRFDFLMMGEGYHNNHHKYANRANFGVKWYEIDITYLIIRLLNAVGIIQLKRA
- a CDS encoding Crp/Fnr family transcriptional regulator, encoding MEQIKEYLESIALISKEDWEFFTSKLTQRVIPKKEVFLKLGEVENQISFIESGIVRLFIPKEDDEKDITFGFSFENQFISAYDSFLTRQPSLYQLQTLTKTSLLSITYDDLQEVYKKTQIGNLIGRLTAERLFLIKSKREQNLLNLNAEERYVKLFKERPQLIRVMPLKYISSYIGVTAQALSRIRKRIS
- a CDS encoding pirin family protein, with the translated sequence MTIINIQPLGFPWKTQDPFLFCAYHRDLYPAGDKHLGIPDVQKAGRNIGQDFMIKDGFRMYHGSHVPGFPYHPHRGFETITINKEGIVDHSDSLGGAGRFGAGDVQWMTAGKGILHSEMFPMLHDHKENTLEIFQVWLNLPKVSKMVPPHFKMLWNEEVPVIHQKDQNGRSTAVDLIAGNLNEVHSLDPTPDSWAANADNEVLVATIKMEAGATYILPKAQSSEAKRNLYFYRGTQLEIAGKTVAENHSIEVVATEDLEIKNIGADAFLLVLQGKPIKEPVAQHGPFVMNTQEEIREAFADYQETQFGGWPWPEQEQVHERNKGRFALHSDGRVEEKGI
- a CDS encoding EamA family transporter, encoding MWMYLGLLAALFLGLHNLCKKHAVQGNEVFPVLLGTLIAGFLVILPFYLGSVFYPTTTKEIGFYIEPISWSTHGFIFIKSMIMAASWILAYQALKHLPLTIVTPIRSAGPFFTFIGAIFIYNEAPNTYQWMGFFMIILSVLLYSKIGKKEGIHFKSNKWIFAIIAATFLGASSGLYDKFLVQTLLLNPQTLQFWFCLYTILILILILSITWFPYAQKRRDFKFRWSIPAVGILLQTADYFYFKALQDPEALIMLLSAIKRSQIIIAVVLGGLLFKEKNKRKKLIPLAGIMIGVFLILYS
- the rimK gene encoding 30S ribosomal protein S6--L-glutamate ligase, coding for MKFAILSASPNLYSTKRIIEAGKKKGHEMIIIDHTKCDLVIEKKKPIVIYKDEEIRDLDGVIPRIGASVTFFGTAVVRQFEMMKIFTATESQALVRSRDKLRSLQILARAGLDLPKTVFSNYSKNVSNVVEKVGGAPLVIKLLEGTQGLGVVLADNKNSAESILEAFNGLQARVIVQEFIKEAKGADIRAFIVDGVVVGAMKRQGKEGEFRSNLHRGGTADIIELTDEEENAALKAAKVMGLGIAGVDMLQSARGPLILEVNSSPGLEGIETATGKDIASQIIKYVERNA
- a CDS encoding succinylglutamate desuccinylase/aspartoacylase family protein, which produces MPNSSNIEVLGKVISEGKGIQINLDIAKLHTRTKIEVPIIIERAKEPGPTILITGGIHGDEINGVEIVRQLVANGYHKPQKGMVICIPVVNIFGFLNQTRQFPDGRDLNRVFPGSKRGSLASIFAYHLMKEIVPLADYCLDFHTGGADRFNAPQIRINEGDEESLELAKIFGAPFIMKSKRREKSYRDSVIKLGKKVLLFEGGKSLDIDKSVTKVGVKGALNLMHHLGVRDFSKELASKAKVSEPIVVASSKWIRASYSGMFRSNAVLGRLYNKGDKLGSISDPFGFFEKDVKAPIKGYVFCINKAPIVNKGDAVINMSVEK